GGCAAGGGCGGCCTGTCCACGGGCGGTGGAGATCCGGCGCGGGTCCGGCAGGAGGCGGGGGGAGGAAGCCATGGCACCATTCTTACCGAACTCCCCGCCCACCGTGGCATCCGTGGTTCAGCACGGCATCCGGGAAGCGCACGGGGACCCAAACCGTGCGGGTGTGCCGGCGCGCGACTAGGCTGGGGGCATGAGTGATCCAATCGTCATTTTGACAGAAGAGCCCCTCGGCGCGGACGACCGCGTCAACATCGAAACCCTGCTTGCCGGAGGTGATGTACCCCTGGTGGTCCTGGTTCCGGCCAGCACCGAGCGGCACCTGCTGGTGGATTTCCTGGAGAACCTCTCCTTGCTGGAAATCTCCAAGGCCTTCCGTGAACTGACGGCACACTCCGATCCCGCGGAGGAACGCGCCGAAGCCGCCGAAACCCTGTCCGTCTCGCTCGCGGCCCTGGCCGGGCTTGGCAGCGGCGTGACCGGCGAAATCGTCGAGGGCAGGGCCGTCGACGGAATGGTCGCCCGGGTCAAGGAACTCGGCGCCGGGCAGGCTGTGGTGATCACCCGCCCGCACGCCGTCGCGGACACCTTCCACACCGACTGGGCCACCAAGGCGCAGGACAAACTCGGGCTCCCGGTCCTGCATCTTTACGCCGGATCGGGATTTATCGGGGACTCCTGAGCGTTATTGAGGCTATGAGCATCTTTAGTAACAGGCCAAAAGTCTCGCCCGTCACCGCCCCTGCGGCCGCAAGCGCGGCCGGGTCCGGTGCCGGGAGCGTCAACCCGCCCGTTGAAAAATCCGACGAGCAGTGGCGCCAGGAACTGACGCCGGAGGAGTACCGTGTGCTCCGCCAGGCCGGGACCGAGCGTCCCTACACCGGCGAGTACTGGGACACTCACACCGCAGGCGTCTACCAGTGCCGTGCCTGCGGCACGGAGCTCTTCACCAGCCAGGAGAAGTTCGATTCGCACTGCGGCTGGCCCTCGTTCTGGGCCCCGCTGGCGGACGGCACGGTGAGATACATCCACGACCGGACGCTTGGCATGGAACGCGTCGAGGTCCGCTGCGCCCACTGTGATTCACACCTCGGCCATGTGTTCGAGGGTGAAGGCTACGGAACCCCGACTGACCAGCGCTTCTGCATCAATTCCGTCTCCCTCAAGCTGGTATCCGCGGACGACGCCGGCCAGTAGCCCGAGCCCGACCCAGCTACGCAGAGGACCCCCGCCAGGCGCCGCAACAGCGGTGCAGACCGGGGGTCCTCTGCCGTTCCCGGAACGCCGCGCACCCGGCGGTCCCTCCGGCGCCGCGGGCAACTGGGGGGCCAGCCCCGCCGCCGCTGGAGCTGGCCCGGGCAGGGCGGCCGACTTGCCCCAGACTTTCTTATGCTCAAGCCAATTTTGCGTTAGGGATTCTGTTTTGCTTGCTACGCTCGTCTTAGCTACTGACGAGCGACGCTCCCAGCAAATAGAAAGGCGCCTGCTGACGATGACTACCACCGCTATCACCACCACTGCCCCGATCTCGGCCGACTCCCCGGAGTGGCTGCAGCTCAAGGCTGCCGCCACCGCTTTGCAGGCACTCCAGGCCCAGGACGGGTCCGTTCCGGAGGCCGCCAACCACGAGGCAGCCGCCGGGCATGTCCGCACGATCGCTGCGGCCATCCAGGCCCTGGCACCGTCCTTTCCGCACGACGCCGACTACCTCGCCCTCCTTGTAACCGACTTCGGCCGCTGGGCCGACGGCGGCTTCGGTGTGCCCGACTTCCTGGACTCCCTGCAAGCATTCCAGCCGCAGCGGCAACGGGTGAACGGCCGCAAGCACCTCGTCGTGTTCCCGATGTACACGCAGAACGGCAGCAGCAACCGCCTCGTCGAGGCCGTGCTGATCGAGGTCATCTGGCCCGAGTTCGTCGCCGGCCTCGAGGAAGGCGAATACTCCAACAAGCTCTTCGTCCCGATCCGTTTCCTCGACTTCACCCCGGGCTACAACACCAACTCCGCGGTGCTGTTCCCGGAGACCGTCGCCGTCCGCGAAACCCCCACCTTCACGTGGGGCGCCATCTTCGCCGACCGTGAGGCGGCCCGCTTCCGCCGGGTGCTCCGCGCCGCCGCGGACATCACCTCGCTGCACCTGCCCGAAGACGCGGCCGCGTTGCTGGAGGACCAGGAGCTGACCCAGGAA
This DNA window, taken from Pseudarthrobacter sp. ATCC 49987, encodes the following:
- the msrB gene encoding peptide-methionine (R)-S-oxide reductase MsrB produces the protein MSIFSNRPKVSPVTAPAAASAAGSGAGSVNPPVEKSDEQWRQELTPEEYRVLRQAGTERPYTGEYWDTHTAGVYQCRACGTELFTSQEKFDSHCGWPSFWAPLADGTVRYIHDRTLGMERVEVRCAHCDSHLGHVFEGEGYGTPTDQRFCINSVSLKLVSADDAGQ